The following proteins are encoded in a genomic region of Euryarchaeota archaeon:
- a CDS encoding NADP-dependent malic enzyme, giving the protein MQKPHKPTKEEALEYHERLPHGKIEVVATKPTATQRDLSLAYTPGVAIPCLDIKTNPEDAYRYTAKGNLVGVVTNGTAVLGLGHIGALAGKPVMEGKGLLFKKFADIDVFDIEIDELDPDRFCETVKRLEPTFGGINLEDIKAPECFYIEERLKREMKIPVFHDDQHGTAIISGAALMNALELTGKRIERVKIVISGAGAAAIASARFYVTLGAKRENITLVDREGVVYKGRPNNMNPYKEEFAGATSARSLKEALHGADVFFGLSAPNVVTGDMLKPMNAKPVIFALANPDPEIPYEEARGARPDAIVATGRSDYPNQVNNVLGYPFIFRGALDVRASAINEDMKRAAAKALASLAREDVPDSVLDAYGLEALKFGPDYIIPKPLDPRVLLWVAPAVAKAAMDSGVARRSVDIAKYRDELEAKLGKAFEMMRIILNKAKRSPKRVVFPEGDHDKILRACQILTDEGIAYPILLGNQEKIRSKMKALGLDFKTEIVDIFTDPRRDAYVNEFFEARKRKGVTMTEAESLLRLRAYYGSMMVRLGDADALIGGLTRHYAETLRPALQVIGVAQGVDKVVGIYMMTIKNKVFFFADATVNIEPTSEDLAEIAIQAAEGARGFDVKPRVAMLSFSNFGSAQHPRADKVRRAVEIVRQRQPTLEVDGEMQADTAVVPDILRGTYPFSKLTDAANVLVFPDLESANIAYKLLQRLADAEATGPILRGMAKPVHVLQRGDDVNDVVNMTAIAVVEAGKRRNFP; this is encoded by the coding sequence GCGAAAGGCAACCTCGTGGGCGTCGTCACGAACGGCACCGCCGTCCTGGGACTTGGCCACATCGGGGCTCTCGCCGGGAAACCCGTGATGGAGGGGAAGGGACTTCTCTTCAAGAAGTTCGCGGACATCGACGTCTTCGACATAGAGATCGACGAACTCGACCCCGACAGGTTCTGCGAGACCGTGAAACGGCTCGAACCCACCTTCGGCGGGATCAACCTCGAGGACATCAAGGCCCCCGAGTGCTTCTACATCGAAGAGCGCCTCAAGCGCGAGATGAAGATCCCCGTCTTCCACGACGACCAGCACGGGACCGCCATCATCTCGGGCGCGGCCCTCATGAACGCGCTGGAACTCACCGGGAAACGCATCGAACGCGTGAAGATCGTGATATCCGGGGCTGGGGCCGCGGCGATCGCCTCCGCGCGTTTCTACGTCACACTCGGCGCCAAACGCGAGAACATCACCCTCGTCGATCGCGAAGGCGTCGTCTACAAGGGCCGGCCCAACAACATGAACCCGTACAAGGAGGAGTTCGCGGGCGCGACGAGTGCCCGGTCGCTCAAGGAGGCGCTTCATGGCGCCGACGTGTTCTTCGGCCTCTCCGCGCCGAACGTCGTCACGGGAGACATGCTGAAACCCATGAACGCGAAGCCGGTGATCTTCGCTCTTGCGAACCCCGACCCGGAGATCCCGTACGAGGAGGCGCGTGGGGCCCGACCGGACGCGATCGTGGCGACGGGCCGGTCGGACTACCCGAACCAGGTGAACAACGTCCTCGGCTACCCGTTCATCTTCAGGGGAGCACTCGACGTGAGGGCAAGCGCCATCAACGAGGACATGAAGCGCGCCGCGGCGAAGGCTTTGGCCTCCTTGGCACGCGAAGACGTGCCGGATTCCGTACTCGACGCGTACGGACTCGAAGCGTTGAAGTTCGGCCCCGATTACATCATCCCAAAACCCCTCGATCCGCGTGTGCTCCTCTGGGTCGCCCCGGCCGTAGCGAAGGCCGCGATGGATTCCGGCGTCGCCCGGAGATCCGTCGACATCGCGAAGTATCGCGACGAACTCGAAGCCAAACTCGGCAAGGCCTTCGAGATGATGCGGATAATCCTCAACAAGGCGAAGCGCTCACCGAAGCGCGTGGTGTTCCCGGAAGGCGACCACGACAAGATCCTCCGCGCCTGCCAGATCCTCACCGACGAGGGGATAGCCTACCCGATCCTCCTCGGAAACCAGGAGAAGATCCGCTCGAAGATGAAGGCCCTCGGCCTCGACTTCAAGACCGAGATCGTGGACATATTCACGGACCCACGCCGCGACGCTTACGTGAACGAGTTCTTCGAAGCGAGAAAACGGAAAGGCGTCACGATGACCGAGGCGGAGAGCCTGCTTCGCCTACGCGCCTACTACGGTTCGATGATGGTGCGTCTTGGCGATGCCGATGCGCTCATCGGGGGCCTCACGCGCCACTACGCGGAGACGCTCCGGCCTGCCCTCCAAGTCATCGGTGTCGCGCAGGGTGTGGACAAGGTCGTCGGCATCTACATGATGACCATCAAGAACAAGGTGTTCTTCTTCGCCGACGCGACGGTGAACATCGAGCCCACGAGCGAAGACCTGGCGGAGATCGCGATACAGGCGGCCGAAGGGGCCCGAGGCTTCGACGTGAAACCACGCGTCGCGATGTTGAGCTTCAGCAATTTCGGAAGCGCCCAGCACCCGCGAGCCGACAAGGTGCGACGCGCCGTCGAGATCGTGCGGCAACGGCAACCCACGCTCGAAGTGGACGGCGAGATGCAAGCGGACACGGCCGTGGTTCCTGACATCCTCCGAGGGACCTACCCGTTCTCGAAGCTCACGGACGCGGCGAACGTGCTCGTGTTCCCGGATCTCGAATCGGCGAACATCGCGTACAAGCTCCTTCAGCGGCTTGCGGACGCCGAGGCGACTGGGCCGATCCTTCGGGGAATGGCGAAACCGGTCCACGTCCTGCAGCGCGGCGACGACGTGAACGATGTCGTGAACATGACGGCCATAGCGGTCGTCGAGGCGGGGAAAAGGCGGAATTTCCCCTGA